TGGGAGGGGGCTTGCCCCCGATGAGGGCGTGTCAGTGCATGCATCGTTGTCTGACACACCGCCATCGGGAGCAAGCCCCCTCCCACATTTGGATCTATTGCGCTATCAGAGATCGCGCACTACCCGGAAGCCAATCCAGTCACCCCGCGTCTGCGGGTAGATGTTGTTGCGGTTGCCTGAGCGGGAAAATACCGGCGCCTCGCCCCAGTCATTGCCACGAATCTGGTAGGCCTCACAGTTGGGCTCCACCCAGGCGCTGCCTTCGGTCGGCGCGCCGATGTAGTTCGGGTGCTCGCAATCGGCAACCCGCTCGTACACGTTGCCATGCATGTCATACAAGCCAAAGGCGTTCGGCGGGTAGCTGCCCACCGGCGACGAATAGCTGTAGCCGTCCGCCGGGCCGTAGGTGTTGGCGTGTTCGGCAATGCTGTAGCCCTTGCCTTCGTCGAACGGGAAGGGGAACGGCCCGCGGGTGCCGGCGCGGGCCGCGTATTCACGTTGGGCCTCGCTGACCATGTGGTAGTTCTGCCCGGTCTTCTTCGACAGCCAGCTCACGTAGCGCTTGATGTCGTCCATGTCCATGCACACGGCTGGCTGGCGTGGCCCCTGGGGGTAGCGTGGCTTGCTGGCGATGCATTCGCGGCCGGGGCGGTCATCGCCGTTGGCGATGGTGACGCCGGTCTGGCGCACGTAGCTGTCCCACTCGCCGGCGGTGATCTGGAAGCGGCTCATGGCGAAGGGCTTGGCAAAGGTGACTTCATGCATCGGGCCTTCGTCGGGCTCGCGGCCGACTTCGTCTTCCGGGGTGCCCATGGTGAACGTACCGGCGGGCAGCACCACCATTTCCGGGCAATCCTTGCAGTCCTTGAAGACTTTGCCCGGTTGCGTCGCGGCCGCCTGGGCCAGGCCGGGGAGCAGGGCGCTGCACAGCGCGGTCAGCGCCAGGGCGGGCAGGGGGTTGAGTCGAAATGGCGTCATGCGAGCGTCTCGTTCAAAGAAAAAAGGGTTCACAACCGCGGGCTCAGCAGCGCCATGAAGCGCTGGATTTCATCCGAATTGTTGAGCAGGCCGGGGGAGGTACGGATTACCGGGCCGACATCGCGGTCCACCGCGTCGATGACCACGCGGTTTTGCAGCATGTGCGCCGCAATCGCGTCGCTGTCCTGGCCCTTGACCCGGAAGAAGGTGAAGCCCGCCGACAGTTCAGGGCTGCGCGGGGTGACCAGTTCTACCTGCGGATGCGCCAGCAGTTGCTCTTTAAGTTCGGTATTGAGCGCATGGATACGCGCCTGCACCGCGGCCTTGCCCAATTGCAGGTGCAACTTGAAGGCTTCGTCGGCGGCCCAGCGATGTTCGAAGGCGTGGTAGCCGCCGGGG
Above is a genomic segment from Pseudomonas sp. R5-89-07 containing:
- a CDS encoding formylglycine-generating enzyme family protein, whose protein sequence is MTPFRLNPLPALALTALCSALLPGLAQAAATQPGKVFKDCKDCPEMVVLPAGTFTMGTPEDEVGREPDEGPMHEVTFAKPFAMSRFQITAGEWDSYVRQTGVTIANGDDRPGRECIASKPRYPQGPRQPAVCMDMDDIKRYVSWLSKKTGQNYHMVSEAQREYAARAGTRGPFPFPFDEGKGYSIAEHANTYGPADGYSYSSPVGSYPPNAFGLYDMHGNVYERVADCEHPNYIGAPTEGSAWVEPNCEAYQIRGNDWGEAPVFSRSGNRNNIYPQTRGDWIGFRVVRDL